A region from the Parabacteroides sp. FAFU027 genome encodes:
- a CDS encoding AAA family ATPase — protein sequence MLINKIHLSNFKNFEDVEVDLSDMNVIVGANASGKTNFIEALQFIKDIKDFGIENAFSLHGGIEYLQNIQLKEKRSTVIEIHFQTDEGISIESSYKNTLYLNINNIIYSLEIILSDSGSYEIQQESFRYKTELLDLISETPVLDEYEFEFELLSKQGKITFESSLDKDITITSKEKTIIIKKEKISPIRVPIEFLTDNPNPYEKNKKRTLLEEYSFLIESDLFNFSIYDFDLKKAKNSAPIIGKTDLANNGENLTFIIKNILSNQEKYRQLANLLRDILPFIKGLNVERFYDKSLLLKVQETYNSNSEIPSSLLSDGTISITAIVIALFFENKNLAIFEEPEHGIHPALIAKLIQLFYQASKKKQVIITTHNPEILKHTRLEDLILILRKEDGFANISKPAEKEMVKAFLENELGIDQLFIQNLLDA from the coding sequence ATGTTAATTAACAAAATACATCTCTCCAACTTTAAGAATTTCGAAGATGTGGAAGTTGATTTGTCAGATATGAATGTAATTGTCGGAGCCAATGCTTCGGGTAAAACAAACTTTATTGAAGCACTTCAGTTTATCAAAGACATCAAAGATTTCGGCATTGAGAATGCGTTTTCTTTACATGGCGGTATTGAATATCTTCAAAACATACAGTTAAAAGAAAAACGGTCAACAGTTATAGAAATTCATTTTCAAACAGATGAAGGTATCTCTATTGAGTCATCTTATAAAAATACTCTATACCTAAATATTAACAATATAATCTATTCACTTGAAATTATATTGAGCGATTCAGGATCGTATGAAATACAACAAGAGAGCTTTAGGTATAAAACCGAACTCCTTGATTTAATTTCGGAAACTCCTGTTTTGGACGAATATGAATTTGAATTTGAACTATTGTCAAAACAAGGAAAAATAACTTTTGAAAGCTCCTTAGATAAAGACATTACGATTACATCGAAAGAGAAAACGATAATTATAAAAAAAGAAAAGATAAGCCCAATCAGAGTTCCAATAGAGTTTCTAACTGATAATCCAAACCCATATGAGAAAAATAAGAAAAGAACTTTACTTGAAGAGTATTCTTTCTTAATTGAAAGTGATTTATTCAATTTCTCAATTTATGACTTTGACCTAAAAAAAGCAAAAAACAGTGCTCCTATAATTGGAAAGACAGATTTGGCTAACAATGGTGAGAATTTGACTTTCATAATTAAAAACATATTATCAAATCAAGAGAAATATAGACAGCTAGCAAATCTATTAAGAGATATATTGCCTTTTATTAAAGGATTAAATGTCGAACGATTTTATGATAAGTCCTTGCTATTAAAAGTTCAAGAGACATATAATTCGAATTCAGAGATTCCAAGTTCATTGTTATCAGATGGTACAATTTCAATTACAGCTATTGTTATAGCTTTATTTTTTGAGAATAAGAATCTAGCCATTTTTGAAGAACCAGAGCACGGGATTCATCCGGCTCTTATCGCTAAACTGATACAATTATTTTATCAGGCATCGAAAAAGAAACAGGTAATTATCACCACTCATAATCCAGAGATATTAAAACATACTCGCCTTGAAGATTTAATCTTGATTTTAAGAAAAGAAGATGGATTTGCAAACATAAGTAAACCAGCTGAGAAAGAAATGGTAAAAGCCTTTCTGGAAAATGAATTGGGAATAGATCAGTTATTTATCCAAAACCTTTTAGATGCTTAA
- a CDS encoding DUF4276 family protein, whose translation MEYRQLYIFVEGPDDERYINQVIKPILKDQYNDIKVIKYAKLPKVVVQNYIKTFNKQQSSDYLFLCDMDARGNSTCITKRKEKEQGIFGNVIDNDKMVIVKEEIESWYLAGITSDHLQKFKIKPFTDTQSITKEEFVRLIPKNFNSTNDFMVEVLKEYSIKQAQSLNSSLNYFITKHCIQE comes from the coding sequence ATGGAGTATCGTCAATTATACATTTTTGTAGAAGGACCAGATGATGAACGCTACATAAATCAGGTAATTAAACCCATATTAAAGGATCAATATAATGATATTAAAGTTATCAAGTATGCTAAATTACCAAAGGTTGTAGTTCAAAACTATATCAAAACATTCAACAAACAACAATCATCGGATTACCTTTTTCTATGCGACATGGACGCAAGAGGTAATTCTACCTGTATCACTAAACGAAAGGAAAAAGAACAAGGAATATTTGGCAACGTGATTGATAATGATAAAATGGTTATTGTAAAAGAAGAGATAGAGAGTTGGTATCTTGCTGGTATCACATCTGATCATCTGCAAAAGTTCAAAATAAAACCATTTACTGATACTCAGAGTATAACAAAAGAAGAGTTCGTCAGATTGATACCCAAAAACTTTAACTCGACTAATGATTTTATGGTTGAAGTTTTGAAAGAGTACTCGATAAAACAAGCGCAAAGCCTAAATTCTTCGCTAAATTATTTTATTACAAAGCATTGTATTCAAGAATAA
- a CDS encoding lactonase family protein, which yields MRKIGLTLLLCVSLLAVQAQNKHYRLLVGTYTNPGKSEGIYLYDLAPESKTCTQKFVAKGVENPSFVALTKDHKYLYSVNQNQTNATISAFSFDEKNGTITFINKVDARGEGPCYITVTDHHVITANYNSGSLCVFGRKANGSLTDAQQVIQHTGSSVNKDRQSTPHVHQTIFSPDGKYLAVNDLGTDKITIYKYNINGTSRTLILNDSLKVKAGSGPRHVTFSKDGKRVYLIQELDGTLSVMQMNEGKLKLLQETSVVKKSNIETGAADIHLSPDGKFLYATNRGTANDISCFSVGKNGTLTYKNQVSTGGDGPRNFTISPDGKYVLVGNQKTDNIVIFKRNAITGQLFPTGQQIKVGAPVCLVFY from the coding sequence ATGAGAAAAATTGGCTTAACCCTTCTTTTATGCGTTTCGCTGCTGGCTGTGCAGGCCCAGAACAAACACTATCGACTGTTGGTCGGCACCTATACCAATCCCGGCAAAAGCGAAGGAATCTATCTGTATGATCTGGCTCCGGAGAGCAAAACCTGTACACAAAAGTTTGTTGCAAAGGGAGTCGAAAATCCGAGTTTCGTGGCCTTGACCAAAGACCACAAATACCTTTACTCGGTGAATCAAAACCAGACAAACGCCACCATCAGCGCATTCTCATTCGACGAAAAGAACGGCACCATCACCTTTATCAATAAGGTCGATGCTCGCGGAGAAGGCCCCTGCTATATCACTGTTACCGACCATCACGTAATCACAGCCAACTACAACAGCGGCAGCCTCTGCGTCTTCGGCCGTAAAGCCAACGGTTCGCTGACTGATGCACAGCAAGTGATCCAACATACCGGCAGCAGCGTAAACAAAGACCGCCAGTCTACTCCACATGTACACCAGACAATCTTTTCTCCCGACGGAAAATACCTCGCCGTTAATGACCTCGGAACGGATAAAATAACTATCTATAAATACAACATAAACGGGACATCCCGCACACTGATTCTCAATGATTCCCTCAAGGTAAAAGCAGGCAGCGGGCCTCGCCACGTCACTTTCAGCAAGGATGGAAAACGCGTCTATCTGATCCAGGAACTGGATGGCACGCTATCTGTCATGCAGATGAATGAGGGAAAACTGAAGCTGCTTCAGGAAACTTCTGTAGTCAAAAAAAGCAATATCGAGACCGGAGCTGCCGACATTCACCTTTCCCCTGACGGAAAGTTCCTCTACGCCACCAATCGCGGCACGGCCAATGACATCAGCTGCTTCTCCGTCGGCAAAAACGGAACCTTAACTTACAAAAACCAGGTATCTACCGGTGGAGACGGCCCCCGCAACTTCACCATCTCTCCCGATGGGAAATATGTGCTGGTTGGTAACCAGAAGACGGATAACATTGTCATCTTCAAACGAAACGCCATCACCGGACAGCTCTTCCCTACCGGCCAGCAGATAAAGGTTGGAGCACCGGTGTGTCTGGTATTTTATTGA
- the glyA gene encoding serine hydroxymethyltransferase produces MKRDNVIFDIIEKEHQRQLKGIELIASENFVSDQVMQAMGSCLTNKYAEGYPGKRYYGGCEVVDQSEQIAIDRLKELFGAEWANVQPHSGAQANLAVFYAVMNAGDKFLGLNLSHGGHLTHGSPVNFSGLMYHALEYNVREDNGMVDYDQMEEVALRERPKMIIGGASAYSRDWDYARMRQIADKIGAILWVDMAHPAGMIAAKELKSPLQHAHIVTSTTHKTLRGPRGGVILLGQDFDNPWGKKTPKGEIKKMSALLDSAVFPGAQGGPLEHVIAAKAVAFSEALAPEFTTYQKQVKKNAAVMAQAFMDKGYKIVSDGTENHCMLIDLRTKFPELTGKMAENALVKADITVNKNMVPYDSRSPFLTSGIRVGTPAISTRGAKEDLMLEIVEMMDTVLSNPNDDAVAKAVCEKVNKTMVEYPIFAW; encoded by the coding sequence ATGAAACGAGACAACGTTATTTTTGACATCATTGAGAAGGAACACCAACGCCAGTTGAAAGGTATTGAGTTGATCGCTTCTGAAAACTTTGTAAGTGATCAGGTAATGCAAGCTATGGGCTCATGCCTGACTAACAAATATGCTGAAGGTTATCCCGGCAAACGCTATTATGGCGGTTGCGAAGTAGTTGACCAAAGCGAACAAATCGCTATTGATCGCCTGAAAGAGCTTTTCGGTGCTGAATGGGCAAACGTTCAGCCTCACTCTGGCGCTCAGGCTAACTTAGCGGTATTCTACGCTGTAATGAATGCCGGAGATAAGTTTTTAGGTCTTAACTTGTCTCACGGTGGTCACTTAACTCACGGTTCTCCTGTAAACTTCTCAGGCTTGATGTACCACGCTCTTGAGTACAATGTGCGTGAGGATAATGGCATGGTAGATTACGATCAAATGGAAGAGGTTGCATTGCGCGAACGCCCGAAAATGATCATTGGTGGTGCTTCTGCTTACTCTCGCGATTGGGACTACGCCCGCATGCGTCAGATTGCTGACAAAATCGGCGCTATCCTTTGGGTGGACATGGCTCACCCTGCCGGTATGATTGCTGCTAAAGAATTGAAAAGCCCGCTTCAACATGCACATATCGTAACGTCTACAACACACAAAACATTACGTGGCCCTCGCGGTGGTGTAATCTTGTTAGGTCAGGATTTTGATAACCCTTGGGGTAAAAAAACACCTAAAGGTGAAATCAAAAAGATGTCGGCCTTGTTAGATTCTGCAGTATTCCCGGGTGCACAAGGTGGTCCGTTGGAACACGTAATTGCAGCTAAAGCTGTAGCATTCAGTGAGGCTTTGGCTCCTGAATTTACAACTTACCAAAAACAGGTAAAAAAGAATGCCGCTGTTATGGCTCAGGCATTTATGGATAAAGGTTACAAAATTGTTTCAGACGGTACTGAAAACCACTGTATGCTGATTGACCTTCGTACCAAATTCCCGGAATTGACTGGTAAAATGGCTGAAAATGCATTGGTAAAAGCAGACATCACCGTAAACAAAAACATGGTTCCTTACGATAGTCGTTCTCCTTTCTTAACTTCTGGTATCCGCGTTGGTACCCCTGCTATTTCGACTCGTGGTGCTAAAGAAGATTTGATGCTCGAAATCGTAGAGATGATGGACACTGTGCTTTCAAACCCTAACGATGATGCGGTTGCCAAAGCTGTTTGCGAAAAAGTAAACAAGACTATGGTGGAATATCCTATCTTTGCTTGGTAA
- a CDS encoding OsmC family protein — translation MAAKITMKWQDGMSFEATIGDNKLTIDATPEHGGKGKGPDPKPLMLTALAGCSGMDVVSLLAKMREKLEEFDMTVEADMTEEHPKVYTRFTIEYHLKGETLNQDKVIKSVKMSQEKYCGVAAMLRKVAPLDFKIFLNEKQLSID, via the coding sequence ATGGCAGCGAAAATTACAATGAAGTGGCAGGACGGAATGAGCTTTGAAGCTACAATCGGCGACAACAAACTAACAATTGATGCAACTCCGGAACACGGGGGGAAAGGCAAAGGCCCTGACCCAAAGCCGTTAATGCTTACAGCATTAGCCGGTTGTTCAGGCATGGACGTAGTCTCCTTACTCGCTAAAATGCGGGAAAAGCTGGAAGAGTTTGACATGACAGTCGAAGCCGATATGACTGAAGAACACCCTAAAGTATATACCAGATTCACTATCGAATACCATCTCAAAGGGGAAACTCTTAATCAGGATAAAGTAATAAAGTCGGTTAAGATGTCGCAGGAAAAATATTGCGGTGTAGCGGCAATGCTTCGTAAAGTCGCTCCTCTTGATTTCAAGATATTCTTAAACGAAAAGCAATTGTCAATAGATTAG
- the rpiB gene encoding ribose 5-phosphate isomerase B: MSILKSGKPIGIACDHAGYELKQYLLEVFKQKKIEVVDFGTNSTDSVDYSDYAHPLAEAVERGEVYPGIAICGSGNGINIALNKHQEIRAGLCWSVEIARLVRLHNDANVLVMPGRFISKEEGMFIVDTFLNTDFEGGRHQCRIDKIPVKKQ; this comes from the coding sequence ATGAGCATTTTAAAATCAGGAAAACCCATTGGCATTGCATGCGACCATGCCGGGTATGAATTAAAACAATATCTGTTGGAAGTTTTCAAACAAAAAAAAATCGAAGTTGTTGACTTTGGAACAAACTCGACAGACAGCGTTGACTATTCCGATTACGCACACCCTTTGGCTGAAGCGGTTGAACGTGGCGAAGTATATCCGGGCATCGCTATCTGCGGAAGTGGTAATGGCATCAACATCGCGCTAAACAAACATCAGGAAATTCGCGCCGGACTTTGCTGGAGCGTAGAAATTGCCCGTTTGGTACGCCTGCATAATGATGCAAACGTATTGGTAATGCCTGGCCGTTTCATCTCTAAAGAAGAGGGAATGTTCATCGTGGACACTTTCCTGAATACCGATTTTGAAGGCGGTCGCCACCAGTGCCGCATCGACAAAATACCGGTAAAAAAACAATAA
- a CDS encoding tetratricopeptide repeat protein translates to MKRYALSLFFIGGSLVSGFAQTYNEWVEQSFKALADKDTVKAEMCLKSALRKEPANPQNSLILSNLGTVQRMMGHRLDALASYSDGLLFAPNSVAIYMNRAALFLEMDSLQSALNDYSLAIELDNKEVDALQMRGKIYMEKADTVSAKKDFARILEIDPNNREGKKGIALICKLQGNFQEAEKLYNSLVKGNIKDPELYLNRAELYYFTKKYDKALSDITKSIDQDNNNPAAYFLRGKINWGLYDRIDARKDLLKAKQLGYDAKQVDNWLHKIK, encoded by the coding sequence ATGAAAAGATACGCATTATCGCTATTCTTCATCGGCGGAAGTCTTGTTAGTGGCTTCGCCCAAACCTATAATGAATGGGTGGAACAATCGTTTAAAGCATTAGCAGATAAAGACACAGTTAAAGCAGAAATGTGTCTAAAGAGCGCATTGCGGAAAGAACCCGCCAATCCGCAGAACTCATTAATACTCTCGAATCTGGGAACAGTCCAACGCATGATGGGACACCGTCTGGATGCACTCGCGTCCTACTCTGATGGGTTATTGTTTGCGCCTAACTCTGTTGCTATTTATATGAATCGCGCTGCTCTCTTTCTGGAAATGGACAGTCTGCAAAGTGCATTAAATGATTACTCCCTTGCAATCGAACTGGACAATAAAGAGGTGGATGCTCTGCAAATGCGAGGCAAGATTTACATGGAAAAAGCAGATACTGTTTCAGCCAAAAAAGATTTTGCACGCATTCTGGAAATAGACCCCAACAATCGTGAAGGCAAAAAAGGAATCGCTCTGATATGCAAGCTTCAGGGTAATTTCCAGGAAGCAGAAAAGCTATATAACTCCCTGGTTAAAGGAAATATAAAAGACCCGGAATTATATCTGAACCGTGCAGAACTATATTATTTCACAAAAAAATATGATAAAGCACTCTCTGATATTACCAAATCCATTGATCAGGATAATAACAATCCTGCCGCTTATTTTCTTCGTGGAAAAATCAATTGGGGTCTCTATGATCGTATTGATGCCAGAAAAGATCTCCTCAAAGCGAAGCAATTGGGGTATGATGCCAAACAGGTTGACAATTGGCTACATAAAATCAAATAA
- the pepT gene encoding peptidase T: MELIDRFLQYVKFDTRSNDTTHLTPSTPGQLIFVQHLEQELIAMGMRDVLLDDNGYLMATLPSNTDKNVPVIGFISHLDTSPDMTGKHVTPRVVKYEGNDIVLNEEDGTILSPNDFPELNDYLGQDIVVTNGKTLLGADDKAGVAEIVSAMKYLIAHPEIKHGKIRIGFTPDEEIGQGAHKFDVERFGADWAYTMDGGAIGELEFENFNAAQAKITFKGRNVHPGYAKRKMLNSIRIANEFITMLPRWETPEHTEGYEGFYHLINFEGTVEETTITYIIRDHDKDRFERRKKEFEHLVRKTNTEFPNCATLELKDQYYNMREKIEPVMQIVDIAHEAMIQVGVKPLVKPIRGGTDGSQLSYKGLPCPNIFAGGHNFHGRYEYVPVQSMEKAMQVIVKIAELVAEKEL; encoded by the coding sequence ATGGAATTAATAGATCGCTTTTTACAATACGTCAAATTTGACACCCGCTCAAATGACACGACACATCTGACACCCAGCACTCCCGGACAACTTATATTTGTCCAACATCTCGAACAAGAGCTAATTGCAATGGGCATGCGCGATGTTCTTCTGGATGATAATGGTTACCTAATGGCTACTTTACCGTCCAATACGGATAAAAATGTTCCAGTAATCGGATTTATATCCCATCTGGATACTAGCCCGGATATGACTGGAAAGCACGTTACACCACGGGTAGTTAAATACGAAGGAAATGATATCGTATTAAATGAAGAGGATGGTACAATTCTATCACCTAATGATTTTCCTGAATTAAACGACTACCTCGGACAAGATATAGTTGTAACAAATGGCAAAACCCTGTTAGGTGCAGACGATAAAGCCGGTGTAGCCGAAATAGTATCGGCCATGAAATACCTTATCGCCCATCCAGAAATTAAACATGGAAAAATCCGCATTGGATTCACGCCAGATGAGGAAATCGGACAGGGTGCGCACAAGTTTGATGTGGAAAGATTTGGGGCTGATTGGGCCTATACGATGGATGGCGGAGCAATTGGCGAACTGGAATTTGAAAATTTCAACGCAGCTCAGGCTAAAATAACCTTCAAGGGGCGTAACGTTCATCCGGGATATGCAAAGCGCAAAATGCTCAATTCCATCCGGATTGCAAATGAATTCATCACCATGCTTCCCCGTTGGGAAACACCGGAACATACCGAAGGATACGAAGGTTTCTACCACCTTATAAACTTTGAAGGAACGGTAGAAGAAACCACTATCACCTATATTATCCGCGACCACGATAAAGACCGGTTTGAACGCCGGAAAAAGGAATTTGAACATCTGGTCAGAAAAACAAATACGGAATTTCCCAATTGTGCAACGCTGGAACTGAAAGACCAATATTATAACATGCGGGAAAAAATCGAACCGGTGATGCAGATTGTAGATATTGCCCATGAAGCAATGATACAGGTTGGCGTGAAACCTCTGGTTAAACCGATCCGGGGAGGAACCGACGGCTCACAGCTTTCGTACAAGGGACTCCCCTGCCCGAATATCTTCGCGGGAGGGCATAATTTCCACGGCCGCTATGAATATGTACCGGTTCAATCAATGGAAAAAGCGATGCAGGTCATTGTCAAAATCGCGGAACTGGTTGCTGAGAAAGAACTTTAA
- the gcvT gene encoding glycine cleavage system aminomethyltransferase GcvT: MKTTPFTSIHEALGAKMLEFAGYNMPIEYSGIIDEHMNVVNNVGVFDVSHMGEFWVKGPNALSFLQSITSNDPALLSIGQAQYSCFPNEKGGIVDDILVYHMEPEKYMIVVNAANIEKDWNWCITHNQAEATIENASERTVLLAVQGPKAIDVIQKLTQVKLSEIPYYHFAVGEVAGVKEVIISNTGYTGAGGFELFFYPEYAEQIWNALFESGAEFGIKPAGLGARDTLRLEMGFCLYGNDIDDTTSTIEAGLGWITKFTEGRSFSSRAIFENHKNEGVSRKLCGFRMVDKGIPRHDYEIVNEKGEIIGKVTSGTMSPTTKEGIGLGYIKTEFSKTGTKIFIRIRNRDLKAVVVKPPFRK; encoded by the coding sequence ATGAAAACAACACCATTTACCAGCATTCACGAGGCGTTGGGAGCCAAAATGCTCGAATTTGCCGGATATAACATGCCTATAGAATACAGTGGCATTATCGACGAACATATGAACGTGGTCAATAACGTCGGAGTTTTCGATGTGTCACATATGGGTGAATTTTGGGTAAAAGGCCCGAATGCTCTGTCATTTCTGCAAAGCATAACCTCCAACGACCCGGCATTACTTAGTATCGGTCAGGCTCAGTACTCTTGCTTTCCTAATGAAAAGGGAGGAATTGTAGACGACATCCTGGTTTATCACATGGAGCCGGAGAAATATATGATTGTAGTCAATGCTGCCAACATCGAAAAGGACTGGAACTGGTGTATCACACACAATCAGGCCGAAGCCACTATAGAAAATGCTTCAGAAAGAACTGTCCTATTAGCGGTACAGGGACCCAAAGCCATTGACGTTATCCAAAAACTGACTCAAGTGAAATTGAGCGAAATTCCATACTATCATTTTGCTGTTGGTGAAGTTGCGGGCGTAAAAGAAGTCATTATTTCAAATACCGGATATACCGGCGCCGGAGGTTTCGAGCTGTTTTTTTATCCGGAATATGCAGAGCAAATCTGGAACGCTTTGTTTGAATCCGGGGCTGAATTCGGTATCAAGCCGGCTGGACTGGGTGCTCGCGACACCCTTCGTCTGGAAATGGGTTTCTGCCTGTATGGCAACGACATAGACGATACTACTTCAACCATTGAAGCAGGTCTTGGCTGGATTACAAAGTTCACCGAAGGAAGAAGCTTTTCATCCAGAGCGATTTTTGAGAATCATAAAAACGAGGGGGTCTCCCGTAAGCTATGTGGATTCCGCATGGTCGATAAAGGAATTCCCCGTCACGATTACGAAATCGTAAACGAAAAGGGTGAAATTATTGGTAAAGTCACATCCGGCACCATGTCACCAACCACCAAAGAGGGTATTGGATTAGGCTATATAAAGACGGAATTTTCAAAAACAGGAACGAAAATCTTTATCCGAATCAGAAACCGAGATCTGAAAGCTGTGGTTGTCAAGCCGCCTTTTAGAAAATAA
- the thiE gene encoding thiamine phosphate synthase, with product MKKAFDLSLYLVTDRSLSLGRSLPEVVEKAVAGGVTMVQLREKDCTTKEFIELAVAIKKITAPKNIPLIINDRVDIALAAEADGVHVGQSDMSCHLVRKLMGKEAIIGLSIENEAQAIECADWDIDYIGISPVFSTPTKTDTAPPLGLKGIQRIREICPHRIVGIGGINQTNLDRVIHAGSEGVALVSAICSAADIALASQQLKQQLDQVKSSL from the coding sequence ATGAAAAAAGCATTTGACCTATCCCTATATCTCGTTACGGACCGTTCATTATCACTCGGTCGGTCGCTGCCGGAGGTAGTGGAAAAAGCCGTGGCAGGTGGTGTAACGATGGTTCAGTTAAGGGAAAAAGATTGTACGACCAAGGAATTTATCGAATTAGCTGTTGCTATCAAGAAAATCACCGCACCGAAAAATATCCCTCTGATTATCAATGACCGCGTAGATATAGCATTGGCTGCCGAAGCCGATGGAGTACATGTAGGGCAGAGTGACATGAGTTGTCATTTGGTTCGCAAACTGATGGGAAAAGAAGCGATAATCGGACTTTCGATTGAAAATGAAGCTCAGGCCATAGAGTGTGCTGACTGGGATATTGATTACATTGGCATTAGCCCTGTATTCTCCACTCCCACTAAAACCGATACAGCACCGCCACTGGGACTGAAAGGCATCCAGCGAATCCGGGAAATATGCCCGCACCGGATTGTGGGCATTGGAGGAATTAATCAAACCAATCTTGATCGGGTTATTCATGCGGGTTCGGAAGGGGTTGCACTGGTAAGCGCTATCTGTTCTGCTGCTGATATCGCCCTCGCATCCCAACAGCTAAAACAACAACTCGACCAAGTCAAATCTTCGCTCTGA
- a CDS encoding pyridoxal phosphate-dependent aminotransferase has product MPGISDRGVKMPASPIRKLVPLANQAKERGVKVYHLNIGQPDLPTPEVGIQAIRNIDRKILEYSPSEGIASLRQKLVGYYAKFNINVSAEEIIITTGGSEAVLFAFLACLDPGDEIIVPEPAYANYMAFAISAGAIIKTIPTTIEEGFSLPHVDKFEELITERTKGILICNPNNPTGYLYTQKEMNQIRDLVKKYDLFLFSDEVYREFCYTGAPYISAFHLEGIEDNVVLIDSVSKRYSECGIRIGALISKNKTVRDSVMKFCQARLSPPLIGQICAEASLDAPDDYLLNTYNEYVERRKFLIDGLNRIPGCYSPIPMGAFYTVAKLPVDDADKFCAWCLEHFEYEGQTVFMAPASGFYTTPGIGRNEVRIAYVLKKEDLANALIVLQKALEAYPGKTI; this is encoded by the coding sequence ATGCCCGGAATATCAGACCGCGGGGTGAAAATGCCCGCTTCGCCTATTCGTAAATTAGTACCGTTGGCTAATCAAGCCAAAGAAAGAGGTGTGAAGGTGTATCACCTGAACATCGGTCAGCCTGACCTTCCTACTCCAGAAGTGGGTATCCAGGCCATTCGTAACATTGACCGTAAGATATTGGAGTACAGTCCCAGTGAAGGTATTGCCTCATTACGTCAGAAACTGGTAGGATACTACGCGAAATTCAACATCAATGTGAGCGCGGAGGAGATTATCATTACTACCGGAGGTTCCGAAGCGGTATTATTTGCATTTTTGGCGTGCCTTGATCCGGGTGACGAGATCATCGTCCCTGAGCCTGCTTATGCCAACTATATGGCCTTTGCTATTTCAGCCGGTGCGATCATCAAGACTATCCCAACAACCATCGAAGAAGGCTTCTCACTTCCTCACGTCGATAAATTCGAGGAACTGATAACAGAACGCACCAAAGGTATTCTGATCTGTAACCCCAATAACCCGACCGGCTATCTCTACACTCAGAAAGAGATGAACCAGATCCGTGATTTGGTCAAAAAATACGATCTGTTCCTTTTCTCGGATGAAGTTTACCGTGAATTTTGCTATACCGGTGCACCATATATCTCGGCTTTCCACCTCGAAGGCATCGAAGATAATGTTGTACTGATTGACTCTGTCTCAAAACGTTACAGCGAATGCGGCATCCGTATCGGTGCTTTAATCAGCAAAAATAAAACAGTTCGCGACAGTGTCATGAAATTCTGCCAGGCTCGTCTGAGTCCTCCGTTGATCGGACAGATCTGTGCTGAAGCTTCACTGGATGCTCCGGATGATTATTTACTGAATACCTACAACGAATACGTTGAGCGCCGTAAGTTCCTGATTGATGGGCTAAACCGCATTCCGGGCTGCTACTCGCCTATTCCGATGGGTGCTTTTTACACCGTAGCAAAACTTCCGGTAGATGATGCCGATAAGTTCTGTGCTTGGTGCCTGGAACATTTCGAGTACGAAGGTCAGACTGTCTTTATGGCTCCGGCTTCGGGATTCTATACCACGCCCGGCATTGGCCGTAATGAAGTACGTATTGCTTACGTCCTGAAAAAAGAAGATCTGGCAAATGCACTGATAGTTTTGCAAAAAGCACTGGAAGCTTATCCGGGTAAAACAATCTGA